The DNA sequence ATTCATGCATTTCATTCTCTATCATGTATTTTGAGTGTGTATTTTTCTCCCTAACCCTCAATGTTTGACTAATTCCAATAAAATGCACTGATATGACAATAAAGTATTTAATCTCAAATTTGTATTCCCTGTCCTCATTTCCCCAGATAGAGTAAAACTATGTGAAGTGGCTACAAAGTTCAATTATAGCCTCTTTACTCCTCTGTCTATACGATGTCAATAGATAATCATAAAACAACTCATCTTATTTACGTGCAGTGCGATGACATACAGAACGgctaaaaaaaatccattaacTCTTAACTGTTATTTACATTATAAAGTATTATCTGCGTCTTGTAAGGCTTCTCGAGTAACTTTGTTGCGCTTTGCTGTGTGAGCTACTGTCAGTACTTGTACatattacagtgtgtgtgcggtCACGTCCCACTGGTGGAATTAAATGTTGTTAATCCAGATCTATATTCTTGATTTAAGTATTCTCATTTGTTATTGGCTAAATGACCataacacatgaaaacactgactGTTCATGCAACGGTGCAAAATACAAAGTCCAATGATcccacaaataaaaatgtgaaatattgttttaatattaacTGTGCACTTTCAGGAGTTTAATTGTTCCActaaaagtaaatgtaaaatatgacgCCCATTTTTTCTGGTAACTCTCCATGAGTTCAATGTGAATCATCAAAGCCTTTACCCTTATGAACTTATTATAAAAACACTATGTTGGCAGTGCTGGTGCACGTTGTTCATTTTGTGGAGAGCACTGCACCGATGGGCAGGAACTGGTGTGCATCACCTTGCAACCACTGTCGGATTTAGTTTCATAAGTCTTACCGAAATATTGTTTCATTAACTTGAAACTGCGTCTCAATGATTCCACAGGTCCTCACTCTCACCCTCAGAACATCCGGCTCAGTGGGAACGTAGTTGGGAGCGATGATTCGACTCATGTTCTCAAAGAAACTGCAGAGGCAACAGGAGGAGAACAATGAATCTCATGAACTGATTAGGGCTGATTTCTAAAAACACAGGCTGCACATGGAAATTTCACTTTAGCGACATTAACAGTTCGATTCATGCCGAACCTAATGTCACAGAAGTCATTCTCAAACATCAAGGTGCCTGTAGGTGCAGGGGGAGTCGAGTGTGTCACGACTCAGTCTAATCCTATATTCCTGGAGGAACAAATCAATGTGGGGTCGGGCAGAGTGAGAACGCCGAAAAGAACTGGCTGAGTTTCATATCATCCTCCAGCTCCCAACCTTATCGAGTTCCGATAATGAAGCTGTCacatcttcatctttctctgtctggcCGTGTTTTGACTCGGCAAACCTGCTCCCTGCTGCCCCCGAGATAAGGACTTCTTATCAGTCAATTTATTTCGAGTTCCTTCACAAAGAAAAGCgactgaaaaaaaatatatatatcccaCCTTCACCTCCATTTTAAAGAGTTTACACAATTCCAGCAGCGGTGGCCACGGTTCattgtgtgttgctgtttgtaaGTGACGCATCGGCAGTTCATGGAAGGCATCTTTACCATGAGCGATGCAAGGAGGTGAGAACATTTACAGTAGATGAAGAAGAGTATGAAAGGAAGATTAATAAAAAGGTCTGATAACAGCAACTTAGAGATGTACAGTACAAACAGGGCTCATAGCTGCAGCATGTATTTGCTGTTGGTGCGAGATGCAATTAAGTCCCCTAAAtgcctcacaatgttaaagaaagtgaaaataaaatcctggataagcaccaaaatgtaatgggttctttcttggctcacgTCTCATCCTTCTGCCACATttaatggaaatctgtttgagaaataaaccaaccaacaaactagATTTAAAAATCACTAGATCCGGATTGCTATTTGGATCCGCACcgaatttcaaataaatgtttgggATCTGAAAATGTTACTTGCATTTTTCCCTTGTACAAATTTGTCTGATACAACTGGGATGATTGAGATGCAGATTTGTGGCTCCACTGACATAACAGAGATACATATTATATCACTAGCTGTGTCAACTGGGAGAGGGGAAATAAACAAGCTCATAGTGGTCATGAAAATAGGAGCAATAAGCAGTGTGATGACATTTAGCTAAATGTGCTCCTCTTCAGTTAACAATCCACCCTTCAGCTGATGATTCAACcccctttaaaacaaatgatcCACACAGAGTAGTGAGTTAGGATTTCATAACATTGTACAGGCTGCTTTTATAAGTAAACCAAATGATGTAATTGCACGGTTGAAGGACAGAAATTGGACAAATGCGTTCCGATCACATTCATATCAAAAGATGTCCTGCACAGAAACAAGGGAGCCAAACTCATCGTCTGTAATCCAACTTCTGTTCCATAATTTATGGACatgatttgaaatgtgttgtACAATCTTAGCATCATAAATCCCCAAATCTTCATCTTCAGTCCATTTCATCTGCTCCACCCTTATTCTCCATCTTCCTCTAATAACGGTGAACGGTGCTTTTTAAATTTTGCCCCAATTAAGCCTCCGATTCCACAAATGTCACAGGATTCCTTTCCTGAAGATGACTTATTCTCAGCACTGGCTTTACAGTTGCTTTGTATCAACAAGATGTGACAGACGTGCTTCTCACTGAGCGACTTGCTTTGACATTTCCACCGTCAGCCATCATCAGGCCGTGTTACCGTGCAGCGTTGATCACCTGAAGTTATTGTACTCACTAGAGTGCAGAGTCGTTCAGCTCAAACTCGTAGCCTCTGGCCGCGGCTGCTCGCACGCCTTGGTCGGCCCAGAGCACGCACAAGGCGTGGGCCACGAAGGGAAGCAGCTCCTGGTCGTCCCCCAAACACTGGCTGCAGGACAGGATGGAGCGAGCGTGCACCTGGATGAGGCAAAATATCACAATTACACACATCTCCGTTGATAAAACACTGACATCTGGTGTGATAAAGTGGGTGTTGcaattaaatgataaaacttGGAAAAGCCGATTTGATTAAAGTGCATTTTTAAAGTCTGTATGACGTCACCTTGTTCTTCTTGTTGGCGAGGTTTATCCTCAGCACCCCCATTCCTCGAAGGACGAACTTCATAGAGGTCAGGAGGTTGTCGAGCACTGAAGCCTGTCAAAAGAGACGCGTTATCGGCaatcatcaataataataataataaagctcCATTTGCATCACGATTGCCTGATTGGCCTTTACCTGAAAACTGATGAGCTCCTGCTTGGAGAAGCCGTGACTGTGGATGATCTTTATCTGCTTGATCAGCGTGCTCTTCCCGCTCTCCGCAGCTCCTGATGCACAAAACCACACAGTCAATACCTCAGCACAACATGCGGAAAATACAGTAAATGCCTGTAACTCACCAAGCATGAGGATTTTCACCACGTTCATCTCAGTCCTGGCATGTTCACAAAGGTCCTGTTCTATTTTGGAGCTCTGGAGTTTGGCCTTTTTACCCTCTTCTGTGACATCCTGGTGGAGGCACATTCCCATGCAGATCTACAGAGACACCGGGAATATGTACCGTTATTTATGTACCTCGTTATTCCTTTAGAAACAATGAGGACACCCAACTTATTCAAATAATCATTATTGGGATTCTGAAATAGCTTtatagcctttttttttttaaactgccaACCTGGAGAAGTATGACCTATGGATGTGGCCTGTGTGTCTTCTCCTTTATTAATGAGTTCATTCCATCTTACATTTCAAATATCCAATTATTCTACTTGTaaaaacaatgaagttaaagaaaaacatcagttgTGAGACACCACACTGATAATTAGTTGCtactttggtctttttttttaaccgtgacttaaaataattaatccatgaactgaaaaaaaagtttgctgCAACATTTTCCAGCCAGACATGAGAAGACTCTTTTTTGTCAATCTCAGGTTCTAGGCCACATACTTGCTGGACTGAAGTAGGTGTAGGTGTAATTGAACTTATAGTACTTGTACCTGCAGTGGTGCTGGCAGGGATTTTAGACAACACAGCATGGTTGGCGTCGCTCCTCTCTCCGGTGAGTCGTCGCTGTTTCCAGAtccaaagtgtttgtgtttcacagagaAAAGTGATCAGCTCCTTGATAAAGCTTCATTAGAGACACATGTGCAAGGCCCAGTCTTTCAAAGGGCAGAGACGCGTTCAGGTCGGCCAGGACAAAACGGACTTCGTTCAAAAAACTTTAAACTTAACACTTTTGACCTAACTCAGGTGAGGCGACGTCGAAATACATGTTgatgatgaatataaaaaataaaaataaaaccccttTATGGAAACTCTGAGTGTGAGGATTCTTTCGATGGAGAAATTAAGCCAATAACCTACATTTTTTCAAGTACATTTGAGATAGGCcgcatttattatttattaaaaaatttTAGGAAAACTAatagaaagaataaaataaaaaagaatggCATGAAGAATCATATATTCTATTTGACATATAGCCCAGTGACTAgttactttttttaattattcacatCAATttcatagatagatagatagatagatagataaagagttgtatgttgtttacatgtatatgtttgtgaatcagttCTTATATAACactaatataaaataaatataattctgACTGGGGCCATTTTGCTTGGTAATTTACTTTTGATGGTTTGCAGGTACAGTCATACTTAAGATTGTTTTACCACTACTTTCACAAAATTCTATACCATCATTGCTTGCTTGACACAGTGTGCGTGGCCAAAAATTCATAACGCAACTTTACCAAATGTCTCCTAAAGCACAGCATGACCACATATTGGTGAATTTGTCAATAAATTACATGTTTAATCATCTGCACATGCACCTAAAGGTCTGTGTCACTTACAGTCAGGGGACTTCATGCTTCCAGTTTAAACACATTCCCCGTACATATCCCATTAACCTTTGCTGTAGTATAAATAAGCTCACAGAACTTTGCTGGGTACCAGTCTGCTGCTAAGATAATCGGATCTTAATGGCCTGACATTTAAAGAACTCTGTGTGAGTCACATGTTGCAAAATTCAAGATCATCTTTTCTGATCAAAGGTCAAATTCTGCGTCCAAAACACAAAGTTGCCTTTCATGATGTGCAGCCTGCTCATTCACCCTATCACTGAGGGAATGAAGTAGACATGACAGTCCCCATAGACATTCTCTCTTTTAAAACAAGACGACAAACAGCTCTTCAGATTAAATTCTTATTACCATCAACAATAATATACTGTAGTACCATCAGATTTATTTGTCAACTGGGAGTTGTCAATAACATTTATTATAGCCGACATTGAATTACATTCCAACTTGACACACAGATATATTACTTtgcttttttaaacaatgtgaaTCTATACATCGGTtaatgaggaggaggtgagtaAAATATACAtctacaaaaaaatatattatttaatccTGTTTCATATCGAGACAGGATGACTTGTTCAGGGCTCCAAAAATGACAGGAAGTGGTTTATTTTACGTCATAGTTCTGTAACTAAAACTAAAGGTTAAAATCAGACTGTACCTTTCTCTATATTAGAATAAAgtgttggtttaaaaaaaagaagagaaataacaaGTGCACTCAGAAGGCAAGGCGTGCAGGTCTCAACACTGTGCATTTTCTTTTAGTTACAAACCTGCTCTTAAAACTAAATCCAAACAGTTCATGTGGTTTATGAGAGGTCAGTGCAGTCTGGAGCCGGATCTGTTATATACATGAGGTCCGAGAAGAGATTTCTCGACACCTTCTCACTTCCAAGCGGGAGAAGCTGATGCTGTAGTGGTTTCATCATCCTCCAGACCACCTGCAATCACTTTATAATACATAcgtacagtacatacagtatatacaaggATAAATCAGTTGTGGGCCTGAGCCCGTTGTTGGGAACCAACGAGTGAAATCTCTCCTTCTTGCTGTAGTTCAATGCCTGACCAGCATCTCAGGACCCTGCACTTGCTTTTAAGATGCCCAAATCCATagtataatatttaaaaatgtcttatttcttaaatcaaaaaataaaactggtacagcagtttaaaaatgttcccCAAAACATAGAATAGACAGTTGAAGACATGGTGATAACCTCCTTTTTCTAACGTTTCTTTTCGATTGTATTGTCCAATCCTCAGCAGATCCATAattctgtgtgtgactgactgacatGAACATGGAGTTGCATATGTAGAGTATAttaatatacacaaacacacatggtaTACCTGATGAGCCCAGACAGCAGCCACTCTGGCCTCAAACAGGCTGCTGTTCTGAGCCCGGGTCGGGTTTGGAGCTTATAAAAGTGTTGATTTGAACTGTACATGAGATTAGATTCATTGAACTTGTCAGTGTTGTAATGACACTTAATTTGTCAGtgccttttttgggggggggctcCCCTACACCACAGCCTGGGCTCTTTCTTtggtcttctcctcctctttccgcTTCATGGCCTGGATCACAGCGATTTCTTTGGCCTCCTTCTTCTGGTTCCTCGCTTCAAACAGCAACCTGAATCAAATCACATCACACAAAAAGTCTATGggctgtatatgaagatggacaacatgacggCAGTACAGGGCATGaatcccccctcctccatgttaatggtgGGATATGGACCAACAAAAGtactgttttctgttatttcaggtatttcatttttccagtaggtttggttttattgaGTTATTTAAGTATTATATAGTATTTGATAGGTTGAGAGCATGTATCAACAGGACTTttgcccctaattgatagtacgttattgaacacaatcaatctgtcattatcctCAGGATATGTgccacagtcctttaaaatagctgtaatcaaaccccttctcaaaaaacccaccctagatccagaggttttagccaattacagaccgatatccaacctcctcttcctgtctaaaatccttgaaaaagttatagccaatcagctgtgcgagtttctccaggaaagtaatatatatgaagactttcagtctgggtttagagctaatcatagcacagagacagccttggcaaaagtcactaatgaccttctaatagcttcagatcagggatttgtgtctgtcctcgttctgttagatcttagtgcagcattcaacacaattgaccatcaaattttattacagagactagaacagttaataAGCATTAAAGGAActgccctaaactggtttaaatcatatttttcagatcgattccaattcgtgcaaattaatgatgagtcatctgtgcgcaccaaagcCCTGCGCACCATCCTCAAAAAGTtagtgttccacagggctctgtgcttggcccaattttattctcattatatatgcttccactaggaaacattatcaggacacactcggtaaatttccactgctatgcggatgacacccagttatacttgtcaataaaacctgaacaatgtaatcaattaactaaactccaagcatgtctcaaggacataaaaacctggatgaatataataaaattttctcttattaaactcagataaaacagaggttctaatacttggccctaaacaccttagagatacattagcactgcgctcccagaattcaggcttacttctcgtccctaaagtctctaaaagtagagtaggagccagagctttcagctatcaacCCCGtctcctatggaatcatctcccactttcagttcgggaggcagacaccatctgtacgtttaagagtaggcttaaaaccttcctttttgataaagcttatagttagagctggtacaggcttgtcttagacctgctcttagttatgctgctataggtctagaaggtcgggggacacatgacacccggagcttctctttccagcttctccttcctcttctcaatcgttatcacatcaaagaaatccATATctcaatacatgttactgacttgacttcttccccggagtccctttgccttatcgtctgcagatccagggccgcagctgtggccacatcgtggattatgatctgtggatcgcgtatcagagttcgtaatggtggatccagtatggcggattctgtatcgtgctggctgatcgtgataataatggcggatcctttatcgtgttggcatctgataatggtggtggaccacgatcgaggtggcagctgatgatggatcctaatggcggcagtgaacaatgactgtggactatagtggcatccgatcttgatggtggatcatgatcttgctggctgctgaccatagactatgattgcagcaggactgcttgatatatagtatttctcctcagatacttgaccattactgacaataatccatcaattcattgaccttcagttatgcttaaaaatgtttacccttatcaatgctgctaaaacctttatcttgatgatgttctcctttacacttgacatctattgcacttctgtccgtcctgggagagggatccctcacatgtggctctctctgaggtttctacgttctttttaccctgttaaaagggttttttagtagtttttccttactcttgctgagggttaaggacagaggatgtcacaccctgttaaagccctatgagacaaattgtgatttgtgaatatgggctatacaaattaaatttgattgatgattgattgattgactttgctaccgcggctccatcccccaaacGCTACTGAGCAGACTCTGCCActaaatgcacaagatggcggcgtttgtttctggatagtgggaggaagtggagacacatcgtccatctttatttacagtatatggtTTTAACTTCAAAATCAATAGTTTTGCCCAGTAGATATTATACCTGTTTTTGATTATCCTCTGCACGATGGCATCTGTAGTGAGGATGTTCCCACTGTCGACAGTGCGCAGGATTCCTATCCTCCTTGGCTCCTGGGtatgaagataaaaaaatgttttcccaaAAATCTGATGCACCATCAATGTGGATTATttaacatttctaaaaatgtccaTATGATGTGGCAGTGTTTATGTTCTTACAGCATAAGGGTCAGATCCATCTTTGTCAGGGTATATTTCAGTCTTTCCGTGGCAAACGAGATCCACCTATGGACACAGAGCCATGTTAAAGTGTTTTTACCACCAAAGGAAAACTTTATAATCTAGTGGTGAAAGTTAAATATACCTTGAAATGTTCCAGCAAATCTTTTGTGACTGCAAAGGGTGCACCAATCACCACCTCTGACACatactgtgaaaacaaaaagcacacaaaattaatgatttgtatttatgtgtaaaatatataaagtgtGTGCAGTGCCTTGTGTTGATGGAGGGCGAGCACGAACGCACTCTACAAGCCAGGACGCTGAGCGTTCTCTCGTGGACATTCATGATGGGGTAGTTTTTTCCTTTGTAACGATTCACCTcctggaaaaatgaacacaatcGAAATGTTTAGAAAATGCCAAGACTGGACACTGGGGGGCAGTGAAAGTCTCATAAAAATAGGCAGACGCTCACCTGATCAAAGTGCAACCCGACTATGATGTACGGCTTGTCAGCGAGCTTATGCACTGCTTCAAGGCAATCTACGTGGCCAATGTCTGACAGGGAGACCGGTCAAGGGTGACAGCAAATTATTTCAGAACAATTCAcaagataaagataaatacattGGAAGATAAATTGTATTTGGattattaaaagtaatttttttcagGTCTGGTCATTAAAAAGATACGGAAGAGGTCAAAGGCTCCAGCCACATAGATGATAGTGTCCCCAGGCTGAGGCTCCTGGCCTGAGGCAAACTGGATGATCTTCTGTGACGTCTGCAGGAACTGAGAGACCCCCGTCCAGGGACTGTGGCCCCTCTGAGCATGCAACCCCCGTAATCCAGAAACAGGCATAATGAGTACAAATGAGTATAGCAGGAACACCCATAAACTCTGGTATATATCATCACTGCAGAGCGCTGAGCAGTTCATACTAGAATAAGTGTGGTGCGTCATCGCCACCCAGTGGTGTGAGTTGGGATAGTCACATTTGGTCGGTGGCTTAACTCAAACGCAGTCTCACAAATAAATCCCCAGTGCATTATTCAGCCCTCGCCAAACTCACAGCATTACTCTTCCTGAAATCTTAAATGCTCAGATGTGAAGAGACCATCTATGGCTTTCACAACCATTAAAAACCACAGCTTGGTGACTTTAAGTTACTTTCCCCATGCAGGAACAGAGTGGCCATTCACTGTTTACTGGCAAAGGCCCACTACTTGATTGTTGTGGCTCCACAGTGAACCGTTGTGTGGTAATAGTTGACATCCTGCCCACATGGCAACTTTAATTCAATTACAAAAGATGTTGTTTGGTAGTAAGCTGGGGATTTGAAATTGacaaagtgaaataataataataataataataataataataataagcttgAAATATGTTTGGTACCTACCTTTCCAAAGTTGTCCGTGTGCTGCTGATAGTCTGAACTATCCTAAAGAGAACACAGGGTAGAATTAGACTTGTACTGTGGGATAAAATCACTGAGAGGCAATAAAGCTGCACTCACAATGTTGCTGTGGTGTGCTTTGGTCATCAGCAGCATCCTGCCGACCAGATCTGTGGTGGAAACTCCCTGGGTTCTCTTACACTCCCTGAGACGACATAACACGCAGTGTAACAACTAAtgaaacacgcacacaacatCCCGTCCCGACTGTTGTtatcacctccgccaaggacgtgatgttttcacccctgttggTTGGTTcttttgtttgtgagcaagattaaaTGATAAGTTCTGAGCATATTTTAAcgaaacttgctggaaggatgcggtatgtgtcagggaagaaacaaTTCAAGTTTGGTTCGGATCCGGATCACGGGGtggatccaggacttttttttttcactttctttaacattgtgtgtttgttgacatttaacCTAGATACAAATTTATGGattttgataaaagaaaaaagattaggcacatttagaaaaataatatcgatgacattttgtgcagcttgattgaatttaaagggactggtGGGCCTTACTGCCATAGTCTAGTTATTATAAGTATCTGGTGCATATTTGAAAAAGGAGGGCTCACCTGTAGCGTCCTGACTTCTTCACCTCTTCGTACGTATCCTTACCATCCACTGTTAGAGTTATATCATCTGAAATGACAGCATCTGTGAGACGCCGCTAGTATAAATCAATGAAATCCTTTTACATACATCAATATCTGCTCCAAAATCAGGGATCCAGCTTCGCATTTGGAGCTGGATCGGCATCGTTTGTGACTACCAATCAATTAGAGTGTCTAAGTGAAGGCATCATGTAGTGACGTTCTGTACCTCCGTGCACACAGAAGTCACAGTTGTACTTGTCGAGGGTCTCGAGGGTGGTGACGTAAGGCGCTCCTTCCACGACCTCATCCACCCATTTAATGGCCCGCACCATCTTGTATCTCTCTGCCTGAGTGAAGACTGGCGGACCCTTGTGCTTTGCGATCTCACCttgaaatcaaaaacaaacagagagacagaaatctCTGAAATGCACTTTTAGACAAATTGAATGCATCATCGCCCTCGTTGCTGGTATCTGCGCTGACC is a window from the Hippoglossus hippoglossus isolate fHipHip1 chromosome 8, fHipHip1.pri, whole genome shotgun sequence genome containing:
- the LOC117766576 gene encoding ethanolamine-phosphate cytidylyltransferase-like isoform X2 encodes the protein MIKNGHHRHQGSAAAAAAPGKDAGTNPGPAACSPEKRRRRIRVWCDGCYDMVHYGHSNQLRQAKAMGDYLIVGVHTDSEIAKHKGPPVFTQAERYKMVRAIKWVDEVVEGAPYVTTLETLDKYNCDFCVHGDDITLTVDGKDTYEEVKKSGRYRECKRTQGVSTTDLVGRMLLMTKAHHSNIDSSDYQQHTDNFGKRGHSPWTGVSQFLQTSQKIIQFASGQEPQPGDTIIYVAGAFDLFHIGHVDCLEAVHKLADKPYIIVGLHFDQEVNRYKGKNYPIMNVHERTLSVLACRYVSEVVIGAPFAVTKDLLEHFKVDLVCHGKTEIYPDKDGSDPYAEPRRIGILRTVDSGNILTTDAIVQRIIKNRLLFEARNQKKEAKEIAVIQAMKRKEEEKTKERAQAVV
- the LOC117766576 gene encoding ethanolamine-phosphate cytidylyltransferase-like isoform X1; amino-acid sequence: MIKNGHHRHQGSAAAAAAPGKDAGTNPGPAACSPEKRRRRIRVWCDGCYDMVHYGHSNQLRQAKAMGDYLIVGVHTDSEIAKHKGPPVFTQAERYKMVRAIKWVDEVVEGAPYVTTLETLDKYNCDFCVHGDDITLTVDGKDTYEEVKKSGRYRECKRTQGVSTTDLVGRMLLMTKAHHSNIDSSDYQQHTDNFGKGLHAQRGHSPWTGVSQFLQTSQKIIQFASGQEPQPGDTIIYVAGAFDLFHIGHVDCLEAVHKLADKPYIIVGLHFDQEVNRYKGKNYPIMNVHERTLSVLACRYVSEVVIGAPFAVTKDLLEHFKVDLVCHGKTEIYPDKDGSDPYAEPRRIGILRTVDSGNILTTDAIVQRIIKNRLLFEARNQKKEAKEIAVIQAMKRKEEEKTKERAQAVV
- the LOC117766192 gene encoding guanine nucleotide-binding protein G(o) subunit alpha-like; this translates as MLCCLKSLPAPLQICMGMCLHQDVTEEGKKAKLQSSKIEQDLCEHARTEMNVVKILMLGAAESGKSTLIKQIKIIHSHGFSKQELISFQASVLDNLLTSMKFVLRGMGVLRINLANKKNKVHARSILSCSQCLGDDQELLPFVAHALCVLWADQGVRAAAARGYEFELNDSALYFFENMSRIIAPNYVPTEPDVLRVRVRTCGIIETQFQVNETIFRLYDVGGQRSERRKWLGCFDCIQVVLFVVSLSSYDSTLMESASRNRLQESLKLFTSVCTNTVFNSTSLILFMNKTDLFQKKILHCGRHLRCYLSGYTGADGDVDAAAHHITAMFSACSSSPDKPVYHHFTTATDTTNVQVVFHMVIDQIIRENLAAVQLL